The Polynucleobacter sp. MWH-UH2A DNA segment TCAACCATTCAAAACCGAAGCGTTCCACAATGGCAAGTTTGTAACTATCACTGACGAAACCCTCAAGGGTAAGTGGTCAGTTCTCATTTTTATGCCAGCAGCATTTACATTTAACTGCCCAACTGAAATTGAAGATGCAGCTGAGAACTATGCTGAGTTCCAAAAATTAGGCGCTGAAGTGTATATCGTTACAACCGATACTCATTTCTCACACAAAGTTTGGCACGAAACATCCCCTGCTGTTGGTAAAGCAAAGTTCCCACTCGTTGGCGACCCAACACACACATTGACCAATGCTTTTGGCGTACATATTCCTGAAGCTGGTTTGGCATTGCGTGGCACC contains these protein-coding regions:
- the ahpC gene encoding alkyl hydroperoxide reductase subunit C: MSIINTAVQPFKTEAFHNGKFVTITDETLKGKWSVLIFMPAAFTFNCPTEIEDAAENYAEFQKLGAEVYIVTTDTHFSHKVWHETSPAVGKAKFPLVGDPTHTLTNAFGVHIPEAGLALRGTFIINPEGVIKTAEIHSNEIARDVSETLRKLKAAQYTAAHPGEVCPAKWKEGAATLTPSLDLVGKI